The following proteins are encoded in a genomic region of Acidimicrobiia bacterium:
- the rimP gene encoding ribosome maturation factor RimP, translating to MSEREEAVRVALEPVLAPLGLELFDVVLTGQGRGRVLRVAVDRDGGVDLDAITAATEAVSGVLDHDDALVAGPYALEVTSPGVERPLRRPHHFVRAVGEVVTVKTRATDGSVRRVRGVLVAADDDPSGGLTLDAEDGARERIAYDTVDAARTVFEWGPAPKPGGGRNTRHKKNHSRGPAATNVRQPR from the coding sequence GTGAGCGAGCGGGAGGAGGCGGTGCGCGTCGCGCTGGAGCCCGTCCTCGCGCCGCTCGGTCTCGAGCTCTTCGATGTCGTGCTCACCGGGCAAGGGCGCGGCCGCGTGCTGCGCGTGGCGGTCGACCGCGACGGCGGCGTCGACCTCGACGCCATCACCGCCGCCACGGAGGCCGTCTCGGGAGTGCTCGATCACGACGACGCGCTCGTCGCCGGCCCGTACGCGCTCGAGGTCACGAGCCCCGGCGTCGAGCGTCCGCTCCGCCGGCCGCACCACTTCGTGCGCGCGGTCGGCGAGGTCGTCACCGTGAAGACGCGCGCGACCGACGGATCCGTGCGGCGCGTGCGCGGCGTGCTCGTCGCGGCCGACGACGACCCGTCGGGTGGGCTGACGCTCGACGCCGAGGACGGCGCACGCGAACGGATCGCGTACGACACCGTCGACGCCGCGCGCACGGTCTTCGAGTGGGGACCTGCGCCGAAGCCCGGCGGCGGAAGGAACACCCGGCACAAGAAGAACCACAGTCGCGGGCCCGCCGCGACGAACGTGAGGCAGCCGCGATGA
- the nusA gene encoding transcription termination factor NusA gives MNSDMMEALENLEREKGISVESLLQALADALVTAYKRRPDAAEEAEVEVDVETGDIRVIAQELDEEGNVVREWDDTPSDFGRIAAQTAKQVILQRIREFEREMKYEEYAGREGDIVTGIIQQTDQRYTLLDLGKVEALLPQAEQVQNERYEHGSRLKAYIVEVRRTAKGPQIVVSRTHPGLVKRLFELEVPEIVDGVVDIKAIAREPGHRTKIAVASNDNNVDPVGACVGARGSRVRMVVNELRGEKVDIVPYSDDASEFVMKALAPARVREVRIHADTGTAEVIVPDFQLSLAIGKEGQNARLAARLTGWRVDIKSETQLHEEETGGVEYAEGEWVKDESGQLVWQPAEGGEAISAEAAGYAGASAEGADTPVPVEQRTESPVAESPAADSPVADGAGEGQPAEATASGGDGGEANA, from the coding sequence ATGAACAGCGACATGATGGAGGCGCTCGAGAACCTCGAGCGCGAGAAGGGCATCTCGGTCGAGAGCCTGCTGCAGGCGCTCGCCGACGCGCTCGTCACCGCGTACAAGCGCCGTCCCGACGCCGCCGAGGAGGCCGAGGTCGAGGTCGACGTCGAGACGGGCGACATCCGCGTCATCGCGCAGGAGCTCGACGAGGAGGGCAACGTCGTCCGCGAGTGGGACGACACCCCGTCGGACTTCGGCCGCATCGCCGCGCAGACCGCGAAGCAGGTGATCCTGCAGCGCATCCGCGAGTTCGAGCGCGAGATGAAGTACGAGGAGTACGCGGGCCGCGAGGGCGACATCGTCACCGGGATCATCCAGCAGACCGACCAGCGCTACACGCTGCTCGACCTCGGCAAGGTCGAGGCGCTGCTCCCACAGGCCGAGCAGGTGCAGAACGAGCGCTACGAGCACGGCAGCCGGCTGAAGGCGTACATCGTCGAGGTGCGCCGCACCGCGAAGGGTCCGCAGATCGTCGTGTCGCGAACGCACCCCGGTCTCGTGAAGCGGCTGTTCGAGCTCGAGGTGCCCGAGATCGTCGACGGCGTCGTCGACATCAAGGCGATCGCGCGCGAGCCCGGCCATCGCACGAAGATCGCCGTCGCGTCGAACGACAACAACGTCGACCCGGTCGGTGCGTGCGTGGGCGCGCGCGGGTCGCGCGTCCGGATGGTCGTGAACGAGCTGCGGGGCGAGAAGGTCGACATCGTTCCCTACAGCGACGACGCGTCCGAGTTCGTGATGAAGGCCCTCGCGCCCGCGCGCGTCCGCGAGGTCCGCATCCATGCCGACACGGGCACGGCCGAGGTGATCGTCCCCGACTTCCAGCTCTCGCTCGCGATCGGCAAGGAGGGCCAGAACGCGCGGCTCGCCGCTCGTCTCACGGGCTGGCGTGTCGACATCAAGAGCGAGACCCAGCTCCACGAGGAGGAGACGGGCGGCGTCGAGTACGCCGAGGGCGAGTGGGTGAAGGACGAGTCGGGTCAGCTCGTGTGGCAGCCGGCCGAGGGTGGCGAGGCCATCTCCGCCGAGGCGGCGGGGTACGCGGGCGCGTCCGCGGAGGGAGCGGACACGCCGGTCCCGGTCGAGCAGAGGACCGAGTCACCCGTGGCGGAGTCACCCGCGGCCGACTCACCAGTGGCGGACGGCGCCGGCGAGGGGCAGCCGGCCGAGGCGACCGCGAGCGGGGGCGACGGCGGCGAGGCGAACGCCTGA
- the infB gene encoding translation initiation factor IF-2: MATKKIRVYELARELGVENQTVLDLCERLKIGVKSHSSSIDDPLADRVRRLADAEGLRREPAAEEPAPAKAAGATKTVRSGRSRTKTETPAPAEPEPAVETPEPAPAPRHRVVRSTPTPAPRPLVEPEAPAAAQPAPPAPAPEPAERPAAAAAPAPGTGAPSAPDVEQPAAAAASPGAPAPPRGPGDPGRHTPPPAPAPLRSASGKVIPPPPGSRVIPPPPGQRTPGRPSGGGAPRGGGGFGRPTGGGGGAGAPRTGGGFGRPGGGGYGRGGPGGGPGGGPPGRGGPGGGYQGRGRPGGQRPRRKKRRRSFEDLGPASMPALTPKDAPVPEGEIVVPRGVTLQELAPKLNRTTADLVRILFDAGEMVTGTQSLADEMIELIAEELGAEVLLVEPGQEAELELQALLGDDEEDDEALLEPRAPVVTVMGHVDHGKTTLLDRIRETNVVAGEAGGITQHIGAYQVVKNGRPITFIDTPGHEAFTAMRARGAQATDVAVLVVAADDGVMPQTVEAINHARAAEVPVIVAITKVDRENADTTRVRQQLVENELVPEEWGGTTIVNEVAAPVGQGVDELLDSILLVADLEDPPLAANPKAPARAFVLESNLDSGRGPVVTALVERGTLRVGDPIVAGAGWGRVRAMFDDTGAQVNEAGPSVPVEVLGLDDVPLAGDELRVAPDEKTARTVAEARGRRRRAASMAHPMSLSGGARLEDIFAMVQRGEVATLNLVVKADVQGSLEALTDALRRIDQERDEVRLSFVHRGVGGISESDIDLAAVSNATVIGFNVRPDRKARELAEQQGVELRLYEVIYQVLDDVKNALLGLLKPEYEEVVTGDAEVREIFSVPRVGRVAGCYVLNGTITRGSKVRFLREGTIIWKGAIASLRRFKDDVREVNAGFECGIGLENFQDLKPGDVIETYDVREVART; encoded by the coding sequence TTGGCCACGAAGAAGATCCGGGTCTACGAGCTGGCGAGGGAGCTCGGCGTCGAGAACCAGACCGTGCTCGACCTGTGCGAGCGGCTGAAGATCGGCGTCAAGAGCCACTCGTCGAGCATCGACGATCCCCTGGCCGACCGCGTCCGCCGTCTCGCCGACGCCGAGGGCCTCCGCCGCGAGCCGGCCGCCGAGGAGCCCGCGCCGGCCAAGGCCGCGGGCGCGACCAAGACCGTCCGCAGCGGCCGGTCCCGCACGAAGACCGAGACCCCCGCGCCCGCGGAGCCCGAGCCGGCCGTGGAGACCCCCGAACCGGCGCCCGCGCCCCGTCACCGCGTCGTGCGCTCGACACCCACGCCGGCACCCCGGCCGCTCGTCGAGCCCGAGGCACCCGCCGCCGCGCAGCCCGCCCCGCCGGCACCTGCGCCGGAGCCCGCGGAGCGCCCGGCGGCCGCGGCAGCACCCGCGCCCGGTACCGGCGCCCCGTCGGCTCCCGACGTCGAGCAACCTGCGGCCGCGGCCGCGTCACCCGGCGCGCCCGCGCCTCCGCGCGGTCCCGGCGACCCGGGCCGGCACACGCCGCCTCCGGCTCCCGCACCGCTGCGCAGCGCGTCGGGGAAGGTGATTCCACCGCCGCCCGGCAGCCGTGTCATCCCGCCCCCGCCGGGCCAGCGCACCCCCGGCCGCCCGTCCGGCGGCGGCGCGCCGCGTGGTGGCGGTGGCTTCGGTCGTCCGACCGGCGGCGGCGGTGGTGCCGGCGCGCCGCGTACCGGTGGTGGCTTCGGCCGTCCCGGTGGCGGCGGCTACGGCCGGGGCGGGCCGGGCGGTGGTCCCGGTGGCGGTCCCCCCGGGCGTGGTGGCCCCGGCGGCGGGTACCAGGGTCGCGGCCGACCTGGCGGCCAGCGCCCGCGCCGGAAGAAGCGCCGTCGCAGCTTCGAGGACCTCGGCCCGGCGTCGATGCCGGCGCTCACGCCGAAGGACGCGCCCGTCCCCGAGGGCGAGATCGTCGTCCCGCGCGGCGTCACGCTCCAGGAGCTCGCGCCGAAGCTGAACCGGACGACCGCCGACCTCGTCCGCATCCTGTTCGACGCCGGCGAGATGGTCACCGGCACGCAGTCGCTCGCCGACGAGATGATCGAGCTGATCGCCGAGGAGCTCGGCGCCGAGGTCCTGCTCGTCGAGCCGGGCCAGGAGGCCGAGCTCGAGCTGCAGGCGCTGCTCGGCGACGACGAGGAGGACGACGAGGCGCTGCTCGAGCCGCGCGCGCCCGTCGTGACCGTGATGGGCCACGTCGACCACGGCAAGACGACGCTCCTCGACCGCATCCGCGAGACGAACGTCGTCGCAGGCGAGGCCGGCGGCATCACGCAGCACATCGGTGCGTACCAGGTCGTGAAGAACGGCCGGCCGATCACGTTCATCGACACGCCCGGCCACGAGGCGTTCACCGCGATGCGCGCCCGCGGCGCGCAGGCAACCGACGTCGCCGTGCTCGTCGTCGCGGCGGACGACGGCGTGATGCCGCAGACCGTCGAGGCGATCAACCACGCGCGCGCCGCCGAGGTGCCGGTCATCGTCGCGATCACCAAGGTCGACCGCGAGAACGCGGACACGACGCGCGTACGTCAGCAGCTCGTCGAGAACGAGCTCGTCCCCGAGGAGTGGGGTGGCACGACGATCGTGAACGAGGTCGCCGCGCCCGTCGGTCAGGGCGTCGACGAGCTGCTCGACTCGATCCTGCTCGTCGCCGACCTCGAGGACCCGCCGCTCGCCGCGAACCCGAAGGCGCCCGCGCGCGCGTTCGTGCTCGAGTCGAACCTCGACTCCGGTCGCGGCCCGGTCGTCACCGCGCTCGTCGAGCGCGGCACGTTGCGGGTCGGCGATCCGATCGTCGCGGGCGCCGGGTGGGGCCGCGTGCGCGCGATGTTCGACGACACGGGCGCGCAGGTGAACGAGGCCGGCCCGTCGGTCCCCGTCGAGGTGCTGGGCCTCGACGACGTCCCCCTCGCCGGCGACGAGCTGCGTGTCGCCCCCGACGAGAAGACCGCTCGTACGGTCGCGGAGGCGCGCGGCCGCCGCCGGCGCGCCGCGAGCATGGCGCACCCGATGTCGCTGTCGGGCGGCGCCCGCCTCGAGGACATCTTCGCGATGGTCCAGCGGGGCGAGGTCGCGACGCTGAACCTCGTCGTCAAGGCGGACGTGCAGGGCTCGCTCGAGGCGCTCACCGACGCGCTGCGCCGCATCGACCAGGAGCGCGACGAGGTGCGCCTGTCGTTCGTGCACCGCGGCGTCGGCGGCATCAGCGAGTCGGACATCGACCTCGCCGCGGTGTCGAACGCGACGGTCATCGGCTTCAACGTGCGTCCGGACCGCAAGGCACGTGAGCTCGCGGAGCAGCAGGGCGTCGAGCTGCGTCTGTACGAGGTGATCTACCAGGTCCTCGACGACGTGAAGAACGCGCTGCTCGGGCTCCTCAAGCCCGAGTACGAGGAGGTCGTCACGGGCGACGCCGAGGTGCGCGAGATCTTCAGCGTGCCGCGCGTCGGTCGTGTCGCCGGCTGCTACGTCCTGAACGGCACGATCACCCGCGGGTCGAAGGTCCGCTTCCTGCGCGAGGGCACGATCATCTGGAAGGGTGCGATCGCGTCGCTGCGCCGGTTCAAGGACGACGTGCGCGAGGTGAACGCGGGCTTCGAGTGCGGCATCGGGCTCGAGAACTTCCAGGACCTCAAGCCTGGCGACGTCATCGAGACCTACGACGTCCGCGAGGTCGCGCGTACGTAG
- a CDS encoding DUF3303 family protein, whose amino-acid sequence MLYLAFVRAKPAAAGTEVETLSRRWWNEGARPEGVTTIAIYGSVGTSCPDVFVFDAATHDDIERVVQHWSAVADLDVHPAVDLADRFRQQGMNVA is encoded by the coding sequence ATGCTGTATCTGGCGTTCGTGCGCGCGAAGCCGGCTGCGGCCGGCACGGAGGTCGAGACGCTCTCGCGCCGGTGGTGGAACGAGGGCGCGCGCCCCGAAGGGGTGACGACGATCGCGATCTACGGATCGGTCGGGACGTCCTGCCCGGACGTGTTCGTGTTCGACGCCGCGACGCACGACGACATCGAACGCGTGGTGCAGCACTGGAGCGCGGTCGCGGACCTGGACGTGCACCCGGCTGTGGACCTCGCCGACCGGTTCCGTCAGCAGGGCATGAACGTCGCGTGA
- a CDS encoding DUF503 domain-containing protein, with translation MHAAAVCFELRVPESRSLKAKRAAVRPIVDGLRHRFHVSVAEVDHQDAWQRAAIAVAVVAESSRQLEHVLATVERFVANAPDVELLDEETSYLESA, from the coding sequence ATGCATGCCGCGGCGGTCTGCTTCGAGCTGCGTGTCCCGGAGAGTCGATCGCTGAAGGCCAAGCGCGCCGCGGTCCGCCCGATCGTGGACGGGCTGCGCCACCGCTTCCACGTCTCGGTCGCCGAGGTCGACCACCAGGACGCGTGGCAGCGCGCCGCGATCGCGGTCGCGGTCGTCGCCGAGAGCAGCCGGCAGCTCGAGCACGTGCTCGCCACGGTCGAGCGCTTCGTCGCGAACGCGCCCGACGTCGAGCTGCTCGACGAGGAGACGTCCTACCTGGAGAGCGCCTGA
- the rbfA gene encoding 30S ribosome-binding factor RbfA, whose protein sequence is MAHRNHGTRRYPRTARVNEVVREVLATEVERLSDPRLELVTVTGVEVSNDLREATVYYSAFGPSDEAAAGLRAAASHLRGVLGTQVRLKYLPRLSFREDPGVVQGRRVDEIIRELHGGEPRREGES, encoded by the coding sequence GTGGCGCACCGCAACCACGGCACCCGTCGCTACCCGCGCACGGCGCGTGTCAACGAGGTCGTGCGGGAGGTGCTCGCGACCGAGGTCGAGCGACTGTCCGACCCGCGCCTCGAGCTCGTCACGGTGACGGGCGTCGAGGTGAGTAACGATCTGCGGGAGGCCACGGTCTACTATTCCGCGTTCGGTCCGAGCGACGAGGCAGCCGCCGGATTGCGCGCCGCGGCCTCGCACCTGCGCGGGGTCCTCGGCACCCAGGTCCGGCTCAAGTACCTGCCCCGCCTCTCGTTCCGTGAGGACCCGGGCGTCGTGCAGGGCCGCCGGGTCGACGAGATCATCCGCGAGCTCCACGGCGGGGAGCCACGGCGAGAAGGGGAATCGTGA
- a CDS encoding bifunctional oligoribonuclease/PAP phosphatase NrnA produces the protein MTSSGGAGVQDALDRAAATIGRADTVALACHVSPDGDALGSTLGMFHALRAGGRRVVASFPTPFVVAPHYRELPGLDLLVPPSEFPDEPDVMVTFDCGALNRLGDLEPAAKAAHELVVVDHHVSNDRYGTVNVIDPDAAASGVLARRLIDRMGLPLDADAAHCLYAALVCDTGRFQYDTTTADVFDLARELVAYDVPVSRLSRTLFEEHRFAYLQLLGEALARAELLTDERFVWTAVTQDMLKRHDVTIEEVEGLIDILRRTMEAEVTCVLKEERDGSVRVSLRSLGDVDVQAIAQQHGGGGHRFAAGFTSSDGIDEVVRSICAAL, from the coding sequence GTGACGAGCTCCGGTGGGGCGGGCGTCCAGGACGCCCTCGATCGCGCCGCCGCGACGATCGGGCGCGCCGACACCGTCGCGCTCGCGTGCCACGTCAGCCCGGACGGCGACGCGCTCGGGTCCACGCTCGGCATGTTCCACGCGCTCCGCGCCGGGGGCCGGCGCGTCGTCGCGTCCTTCCCGACACCGTTCGTCGTCGCGCCCCACTACCGCGAGCTGCCCGGCCTCGACCTGCTCGTCCCGCCATCCGAGTTCCCCGACGAGCCGGACGTCATGGTCACGTTCGACTGCGGCGCGCTCAACCGCCTCGGCGACCTCGAGCCGGCCGCGAAGGCCGCCCACGAGCTCGTCGTCGTCGACCACCACGTCTCGAACGACCGCTACGGCACGGTGAACGTCATCGACCCGGACGCCGCCGCGAGCGGTGTGCTCGCGCGCCGGCTGATCGACCGGATGGGCCTTCCGCTCGACGCGGATGCCGCGCACTGCCTGTACGCCGCGCTCGTGTGCGACACCGGACGCTTCCAGTACGACACGACGACAGCCGACGTCTTCGACCTCGCGCGCGAGCTCGTCGCGTACGACGTCCCCGTCTCCCGTCTCAGTCGCACGCTCTTCGAGGAGCATCGCTTCGCGTACCTGCAGCTGCTCGGGGAGGCGCTCGCGCGCGCCGAGCTCCTCACGGACGAGCGCTTCGTGTGGACCGCGGTCACCCAGGACATGTTGAAGCGCCACGACGTCACGATCGAGGAGGTCGAGGGGCTGATCGACATCCTCCGGCGCACGATGGAGGCCGAGGTGACCTGCGTGCTCAAGGAGGAGCGCGACGGGTCGGTGCGCGTGAGCCTGCGGTCGCTCGGTGACGTCGACGTGCAGGCGATCGCGCAGCAGCACGGCGGTGGCGGCCACCGGTTCGCGGCCGGGTTCACGTCGAGCGACGGCATCGACGAGGTCGTCCGCTCCATCTGCGCCGCGCTGTAA
- the truB gene encoding tRNA pseudouridine(55) synthase TruB — protein MSGATQLDGLLVVDKPAGWTSHDVVAKLRGACGQRRIGHAGTLDPDATGVLLVGLGRVTRLLRFLQGESKAYRADVVFGIATDTLDASGRELERRAMPVGREDVEHAAARFVGDVEQVPPMVSAVKVGGRRLHELARHGKDVDRPPRTVHISRLVVEDLVPGDHPVATIRIECGSGTYIRTLADDLGRALGGFAHVRSLRRLRAGAFTLDDAHPLDAVLADPSAHGLTPADAMRAMARVEVDDVHRAAIAHGAVFTDDPIGERAHGAGPFAMVDPGGALLAVYERRGPKLKPAVVLAAAGTDGP, from the coding sequence GTGAGCGGTGCCACACAACTCGACGGGTTGTTGGTCGTCGACAAGCCGGCGGGATGGACGTCCCACGACGTCGTCGCGAAGTTGCGCGGCGCGTGCGGCCAACGCCGCATCGGTCACGCGGGCACGCTCGACCCCGACGCGACCGGCGTGCTCCTCGTCGGGCTCGGGCGCGTGACGCGGCTGTTGCGGTTCCTGCAGGGCGAGTCGAAGGCGTACCGGGCGGACGTCGTCTTCGGGATCGCGACCGACACGCTCGACGCGTCCGGTCGCGAGCTCGAGAGGCGCGCGATGCCGGTCGGGCGCGAGGACGTCGAGCATGCCGCCGCACGCTTCGTCGGCGACGTCGAGCAGGTGCCGCCCATGGTCTCGGCGGTGAAGGTCGGCGGCCGCCGGCTGCACGAGCTCGCCCGGCACGGGAAGGACGTCGACCGCCCGCCGCGGACGGTGCACATCTCCCGTCTCGTCGTCGAGGACCTCGTCCCCGGCGACCACCCGGTCGCCACGATCCGCATCGAGTGCGGCAGCGGCACGTACATCCGGACGCTGGCGGACGACCTCGGGCGCGCGCTCGGTGGGTTCGCGCACGTCCGTTCGCTGCGCCGGCTCCGCGCGGGCGCGTTCACGCTCGACGACGCGCACCCGCTCGACGCCGTCCTCGCCGACCCGAGCGCACACGGCCTCACGCCCGCGGACGCGATGCGGGCGATGGCACGTGTAGAGGTCGACGACGTGCATCGCGCCGCGATCGCGCACGGCGCCGTGTTCACCGACGATCCGATCGGCGAGCGCGCGCACGGCGCGGGCCCGTTCGCGATGGTGGATCCCGGCGGCGCGCTGCTCGCGGTGTACGAGCGGCGTGGCCCGAAGCTGAAGCCCGCTGTCGTCCTCGCCGCGGCGGGAACGGACGGCCCGTGA
- a CDS encoding bifunctional riboflavin kinase/FAD synthetase, which translates to MRVVRDVDGAPRLSGGAVVTIGAYDGVHLGHQRVLHLVRELADARGLDAVVVTFDRHPAQVVRPESAPKLLTTLEQKLELIDLTGDVDLCYVLTFDESRSHETAEQFVTDVLVEHLRARLVVVGEDFHFGYKRGGNVPLLGRMGAELGFEVIGLGLVAVEGDPTGTIYSSTRIRTLLTEGDVAGAARLLGRPHEVRGVVQEGDRRGRTLGYPTANLAVPSEICLPADGIYAGTFVTPDGVERATAISLGRRPTFYEHADVSLLEAYVLDFDGDLYGQDVRVRFVTRLRGEQRFDSVDALVAQMGRDVEATRQVVAVR; encoded by the coding sequence ATGCGCGTGGTACGCGACGTCGACGGCGCGCCGCGACTCAGCGGCGGCGCGGTCGTGACGATCGGCGCGTACGACGGGGTGCATCTCGGTCACCAGCGCGTGCTGCACCTCGTGCGCGAGCTCGCCGACGCGCGTGGGCTCGACGCGGTCGTCGTCACGTTCGACCGTCACCCCGCGCAGGTCGTTCGCCCGGAGTCCGCGCCGAAGCTCCTGACGACGCTCGAGCAGAAGCTCGAGCTCATCGACCTCACCGGGGACGTCGACCTCTGCTACGTCCTCACGTTCGACGAGTCGCGCAGCCACGAGACGGCCGAGCAGTTCGTCACCGACGTGCTCGTCGAGCATCTGCGCGCGCGGCTCGTCGTGGTGGGCGAGGACTTCCACTTCGGCTACAAGCGCGGCGGGAACGTCCCGCTGCTCGGGCGGATGGGCGCGGAGCTTGGGTTCGAGGTGATCGGCCTCGGGCTCGTCGCGGTCGAGGGTGACCCGACTGGCACGATCTACTCGTCCACGCGCATCCGCACGCTGCTGACCGAAGGCGACGTCGCGGGCGCGGCGCGGCTCCTCGGCCGTCCGCACGAGGTGCGCGGCGTCGTGCAGGAGGGTGACCGGCGCGGGCGCACCCTCGGGTACCCGACCGCCAACCTCGCGGTCCCCAGCGAGATCTGCCTGCCCGCCGACGGCATCTACGCGGGAACGTTCGTCACGCCGGACGGCGTGGAGCGCGCGACGGCGATCTCGCTGGGCCGCCGCCCGACGTTCTACGAGCACGCCGACGTGTCGCTGCTCGAGGCGTATGTGCTCGACTTCGACGGCGACCTCTACGGGCAGGACGTGCGCGTCCGGTTCGTCACCCGGCTGCGCGGCGAGCAACGCTTCGACAGCGTCGACGCGCTGGTCGCGCAGATGGGCCGCGACGTCGAGGCGACGCGACAGGTCGTCGCGGTCCGATAG
- a CDS encoding RidA family protein yields MEKTQINPWSWQDAAGFSQAWRVDGARSVVFVSGQAAISGEGQLVGEGDFERQVTQVFENLRAVLEQAGAGLDAIVKLTVFLTDIGKLRDFGRIKAGFIAGPQPASTAVGVTALALPGMMIEVEAIAVV; encoded by the coding sequence ATGGAGAAGACGCAGATCAACCCGTGGTCGTGGCAGGACGCGGCCGGGTTCTCGCAGGCGTGGCGCGTCGACGGCGCGCGATCAGTCGTGTTCGTGTCCGGTCAGGCCGCCATCTCCGGTGAGGGGCAGCTGGTCGGCGAGGGCGACTTCGAGCGGCAGGTGACGCAGGTGTTCGAGAACCTGCGCGCTGTGCTCGAGCAGGCCGGCGCGGGTCTCGACGCGATCGTGAAGCTGACCGTCTTCCTCACCGACATCGGCAAGCTCCGCGACTTCGGTCGCATCAAGGCCGGGTTCATCGCCGGGCCGCAGCCTGCGTCGACGGCCGTCGGCGTCACCGCGCTCGCGTTGCCCGGGATGATGATCGAGGTCGAGGCGATCGCGGTCGTGTGA
- a CDS encoding dienelactone hydrolase family protein: MPTTRIDTVTAPDGRTFDADVVVPDAGRGPGVLLLQEIFGVNEFLLGKARDLAALGYVVSCPEVFHRVERGVRLPHDDDSMQAGFGYIGRYLTEVEDETKVADLLAALDHLRGLPETTGKVGVMGYCLGGLLSYLVAAYGTPDACVSYYGSSTAQRLALADDITCPICFHFGDHDEYIPMADVEQVRKVFDGRPDAEVHVYEGAGHAFENLLAPRFADPAAAARSWPVTVEFLARTLRD; the protein is encoded by the coding sequence ATGCCGACCACACGCATCGACACGGTCACCGCTCCTGACGGACGCACGTTCGACGCGGACGTTGTCGTCCCCGACGCCGGACGCGGGCCCGGCGTGCTGCTCCTCCAGGAGATCTTCGGCGTCAACGAGTTCCTGCTCGGGAAGGCACGCGACCTCGCCGCGCTCGGTTACGTCGTGTCGTGTCCCGAGGTGTTCCACCGCGTCGAGCGCGGTGTCCGCCTCCCCCACGACGACGACAGCATGCAGGCCGGGTTCGGCTACATCGGCCGCTACCTCACGGAGGTCGAGGACGAGACGAAGGTCGCGGACCTCCTCGCTGCGCTCGACCACCTGCGCGGCCTGCCGGAGACGACCGGGAAGGTCGGTGTCATGGGCTACTGCCTCGGCGGGCTGTTGAGCTATCTCGTCGCCGCGTACGGGACGCCGGACGCGTGCGTGTCGTACTACGGCTCGAGCACGGCGCAGCGCCTCGCGCTCGCCGACGACATCACGTGTCCGATCTGCTTCCACTTCGGCGACCACGACGAGTACATCCCGATGGCCGACGTCGAACAGGTACGCAAGGTGTTCGACGGGCGACCGGATGCCGAGGTGCACGTGTACGAGGGCGCGGGCCACGCCTTCGAGAACCTGCTCGCGCCGCGCTTCGCCGATCCCGCCGCGGCGGCGCGCTCGTGGCCCGTGACCGTCGAGTTCCTCGCCCGGACGTTGCGCGACTGA